In Actinomadura luteofluorescens, the sequence GACGGCGACGGTGTCCTGTTCACCGACTTCACCGCCCCCCTCGACGTCACCGGGCACGAGCTCGTCCACGGCGTCACCCAGTACACCGCGAACCTGGAGTACTACGGCCAGTCCGGCGCGCTCAACGAGTCCGTGTCCGACGTGTTCGGCTCGCTCGTCAAGCAGTGGCACCTCGGCCAGACCGCCGACCGGGCCGACTGGCTCATCGGGGAGGGGCTGCTCGCCCCGGGCGTCGACGGCGTCGCGCTGCGCTCCATGAAGGAGCCCGGCACCGCCTACGACGACCCGCAGCTCGGCAAGGACCCGCAGCCCGGCCACATGGACGACTACCTCGACACCTACCGCGACAACGGGGGCGTCCACATCAACTCGGGGATCCCCAACCACGCCTTCTACCTCGTCGCCACCGGCATCGGAGGCAACGCCTGGGAGAAGGCCGGCCGCATCTGGTACCAGACGCTCACGGGCGGCTCCCTCGCCTCCGACGTGGGCTTCGCCGGCTTCGCCGCCGCGACGGTCCGGGCCGCGACCGCGCTGTACGGGGCCGAGGCCGTCGAGACGAAGGCCGTGAGCCGGGCCTGGACGGGGGTAGGTGTCTCCTTGGAGGCGAACGAGACGCAGTGAAAGTGACAGTCGTCCGCAGCGGGGGGTTCGCGGGGATCGAACGGCGCGCGGAGTCCGACAGCGCCAGCGATCCCATGCTGTCGAGGCTCGTCGGCCGCGTCGACCTGAAGAGCGTGCCGCCGCCGGGCCGAATCCCTGACCAGTTCCTGTACGAAATCGAGATCGACGGCGACCGGACCACCGTCGGTGAGGCCCAGCTCCACGGCCCGCTTCGAGAACTGGTCCACCACGTCCTCGGTCGAATCTGACCGCTCTGTCTCGGGTTCAGGACCCTGGGGGGACCTGGACCCGAGACGACCGGCCGGCTACCTCCCCTGCGCGCGGGCGACCCGGTTGACGGCCGACAGCATCGCCTTGAGGGACGCGGTGACGATGTTCCCGTCGATGCCGACGCCCCACACCGTCGTGCCCTTCCCGTCGCCGAACCGCACGTCGCACTCGACGTAGGCGGCGGCGCGCGCGTCGCCGCCCGCGCTCATCGCGTGCTCGGCGTAGTCCAGCACCCGGACGTTGATCCCGACCGCGGCGAGCGCGTCCTCGAACGCCGAGACCGGGCCGTTGCCGACGCCCTCGATCTCGCGGATCTCGCCGTCCACGCGGACGTCGCAGCTGAGCGCGTCCTTCTCGTCCACCCGGGACGTCGTGCGGTGCGCCAGCAGCCCGGCGCGCGGGCCGTTGGCGAGGAACTCCGTCTCGAAGATCTCCCACATGCGCTCGGGCGTGACCTCGCCGCCGGCGCTGTCGGTGTGCTCCTGCACCACCCGGGAGAACTCGATCTGGAGCCGGCGCGGCAGCTCCAGCGCGTGCTCGGTCTTCATGATGTAGGCGACGCCGCCCTTGCCGGACTGGCTGTTCACCCGGATCACGGCCTCGTACGTCCGGCCGACGTCGTGCGGGTCGATCGGCAGGTACGGGACCTCCCACGTGTACCGCTCCACCGGCACGCCGGCGGCCTCGGCGTCGCGGCGCAGGTAGTCGAAGCCCTTGTTGATGGCGTCCTGGTGGGAGCCGGAGAACGCGGTGTAGACCAGGTCGCCGCCGTAGGGGTGCCGCTCGTGGACGGGCAGCTGGTTGCAGTACTCGACCGTCCGGCGGATCTCGTCGATGCCGGAGAAGTCGATCTGCGGGTCGACGCCCTGGGTGAACAGGTTCAGGCCGAGGGTGACCAGGCACACGTTGCCGGTGCGCTCGCCGTTGCCGAACAGGCAGCCCTCGATGCGGTCGGCCCCCGCCATGTAGCCGAGCTCGGCGGCGGCCACGGCCGTCCCGCGGTCGTTGTGGGGGTGCAGCGACAGGATGACCGAGTCTCGGTAGGCCAGGTTCCGGCTCATCCACTCGATCTGGTCGGCGTAGACGTTCGGGGTGGCCATCTCCACCGTCGCCGGCAGGTTCACGATGACCTTCCGGTCCGGCGTCGGCCGCCACACGTCGTTGACGGCGTTGCAGACCTCGACCGCGTACTCCAGCTCCGTGCCGGTGAACGACTCGGGCGAGTACTGGAAGTAGATCTCGGTGTCGCCCATGTCCTCGGCGAGCTTGGCGCACAGCTTGGCGCCCTCCACCGCGATCGCGGTGATGCCGTCCCTGTCCTGCCCGAACACCACGCGGCGCTGCAGCGTGCTGGTCGAGTTGTACAGGTGGACGATCGCCCGCCTCGCGCCGCGCACCGCTTCGAAGGTCCGCTCGATCAGCTCGGGGCGGGCCTGCGTCAGCACCTGGACGACGACGTCATCGGGGACCCGGTCCTCCTCGATGATCTGCCGGACGAAGTCGAAGTCGGTCTGGCTGGCCGCCGGGAACCCGACCTCGATCTCCTTGTAGCCCATCCGTACCAGCAGCTCGAACATCTGGAGCTTGCGGTGGGAGTCCATCGGGTCGATCAGCGCCTGGTTGCCGTCGCGCAGGTCGACCGCGCACCATCGCGGCGCCTCGGTGATCACCTGGTCCGGCCAGGTGCGGTCGGCCAGCTTCACGGGCGCGAACGGCTTGTAGCGCTGGAAGGGCATGCCGGAAGTCTGCTGTTGCGGATACATCCGTTGAGTTCTCTCTGCTCGAACCTCGCGGCCGACGTGCACGGCGATGCCCCGCAGCGAGGGAGCCGGCCTGTTACAGGTCCCCGCTGCGGCCGCTAAGGAGGAGCAGCTCACGCAACACGTTCGCCAAGTTAACAGATGGCATCCGCGTCACGGAAACCGACGTCCGGATGCTGAGACGCCAGGTTCGCTCCGCGGTCCCGGCGCGGTTCCGGGGACGAGCACGGAAAGGCAGGTCACGCAGCCGTCGAGCGCCTCGAACTCGCTGATGTCGACGCTCGTGACGCGCAGGCCGTCGGCCGCCAGCCGGGCGGCCGTGCGCGGCGCCGACGCCGCCATGAGGATGTGGCCGGGCCCGAGCACCACCACGTGCGCGCCCTCCGGTTCGGACACGACCTGAAGGCACGGCAGCACCGAGGTGTCGACCATCTCCGGGACGCCGATGAGGCCGCCGTCCGGCAGCGCGGTCATCGCCGACTTCAGGTGCAGGCAGCCGCGGACGTCCACCGGGACGACCCTCCGCCCGCCCAGCAGGCGCGCGAGCTGGCAGATGCCCTCCTCGTTCGTCCGGGCGCCGCGCCCCACGTAGACGGTGCCGCCGACGTCCAGGACGTCCCCGCCGTCCAGCGTCCCCGGCTCCTCGATCCGCTCGACCCACAGGCCGAGCTCGCGCGCGGCCCGCTCCGCGCCCGCGGTCTCGCCGCGGCGGCTCGGCGCCCCGGACCGGCCGAGGACCGCCAGGTCGCCGCTGACGACCAGGGCGTCCTCGACGAAGACGGCGTCGGGCAGGTCGTCGGCGGGCGCGACGGCGCGGACGTGCCACCCGGCCGCCCGCAGCGCCGCGACGTACGCCTCGTGCTGGCGCGCGGCGCGTTCCACGTCCACCGGGCGGCGGGCGGCGTGGGTGACGATGCCCTCGGCGAGGCGCGGGCCGGGCGGCCTGACCAGTGCCCTGCCCGCGGGTGCGGAACCGGCGGCGGCGTCCATGTCAGCGCGCCGCCCCCTCCGTCGTCACGATGACGCCGAGCGCGTAGGCGCGGGACATGCCGAGCAGGTCGGCGATGCCGTGCAGGGCGAGGCGCTCCCCCTCGCCGAGCGGGCCGTCCGCCAGCCCGATCCGGACGGCCTGCGCGAGGAACCACTCCTTGGCCTCGACGGCGAGGTGCGCCCCGGCCCGGATGACCTCCTGCTCCAGGAACGTCCGCCGCGTCGCCAGATCGATGTCCACGGCGTCCGCGTCGTAGCCGGGCTCGCCGTACCCGGTGACCGTCGCCACCGCGCGGGCGCGGGCCGCGGCGTCGGCCGGGTCGCCCGAGCGCAGCACCAGGGCCGCGGCGGCCCGCATTCCGGCGGCCAGGGCCTCGGCCATCTGCTGCGCGGTCGGAGTCCGCAGGGCCGACACGGGGAGGCGGGCGCGGCACGTGCGGCACTCGACGGCCTGCCCGAGGCGCCACAGCGGCACCATCGGCACGAAGAAGACCGAGAACCAGCGGCGTCCGGCGCGCCTGCGGTAGGCGCGGTCGCCCCCGCACTGCGGGCAGTGGAACGTCCCCTCGCTGACCGTACGGAACACCGCCGTCAGGCCAAAAACGAGCAACACCGGCGCTCTCCTCCCATAACGGACTCCGCTCCAACCTACCGACCCGCGCGCGCCGCGGTGGCCCTCCCGGACAATGCCCGCCGTGCGTTTACGCTGGGTTCATGACCGGTGACCTGGGATCCGACGCGGGACGCGCGCGGTCGCGCCCGTCCTTCCTGCCGCCCGTCGACGGCTACCCGCCGCAGCACGGCGGCCCGGCCGAGGCCGCCCCCGCCGCGCCCGTCCCGGCCCCGCGCAGGGGCGGCGCCGCCTGGGTCCTCGCCCTGATCGCCTCCGCGTCGGCCCTGCTGGTGTCGGCGTTCCTGCCGTGGGCGCGCGCCGAGGTCGTCGTCGACCTGTTCGGCCGCTCGCTGAGCCGCGACCTCGGCAGCGTCGCGGGCATCGACGCCGACGACATCGTCCTGGCCGTCCCCGTCCTCGCCGTGATCGCGATCGCGCTGGCCGCCTGGGACCTGATCGGGCGCGACGCGCGGATCGGCGCGCTCGCCGCGGTGCCCGGCATGCTCGCCCTGCTCGTGTGCGGGATCTTCGTGCTGCGGCTCGGCCACGTCCGCGACGACCTGCCCCAGACCGGCCTGGACCTCGGCTACCAGATCACCGTCCGGTTCGGCTGGTACCTCTCGGTCATCGCGTCCCTGCTCGTGGTCGGCTTCAGCCTCGCCCGCCCCGTCAGCGACAAGGTCTCGAAGTCGCAGCGGCAA encodes:
- the ddaH gene encoding dimethylargininase, which codes for MDAAAGSAPAGRALVRPPGPRLAEGIVTHAARRPVDVERAARQHEAYVAALRAAGWHVRAVAPADDLPDAVFVEDALVVSGDLAVLGRSGAPSRRGETAGAERAARELGLWVERIEEPGTLDGGDVLDVGGTVYVGRGARTNEEGICQLARLLGGRRVVPVDVRGCLHLKSAMTALPDGGLIGVPEMVDTSVLPCLQVVSEPEGAHVVVLGPGHILMAASAPRTAARLAADGLRVTSVDISEFEALDGCVTCLSVLVPGTAPGPRSEPGVSASGRRFP
- a CDS encoding protealysin inhibitor emfourin, whose translation is MKVTVVRSGGFAGIERRAESDSASDPMLSRLVGRVDLKSVPPPGRIPDQFLYEIEIDGDRTTVGEAQLHGPLRELVHHVLGRI
- the leuA gene encoding 2-isopropylmalate synthase, producing MYPQQQTSGMPFQRYKPFAPVKLADRTWPDQVITEAPRWCAVDLRDGNQALIDPMDSHRKLQMFELLVRMGYKEIEVGFPAASQTDFDFVRQIIEEDRVPDDVVVQVLTQARPELIERTFEAVRGARRAIVHLYNSTSTLQRRVVFGQDRDGITAIAVEGAKLCAKLAEDMGDTEIYFQYSPESFTGTELEYAVEVCNAVNDVWRPTPDRKVIVNLPATVEMATPNVYADQIEWMSRNLAYRDSVILSLHPHNDRGTAVAAAELGYMAGADRIEGCLFGNGERTGNVCLVTLGLNLFTQGVDPQIDFSGIDEIRRTVEYCNQLPVHERHPYGGDLVYTAFSGSHQDAINKGFDYLRRDAEAAGVPVERYTWEVPYLPIDPHDVGRTYEAVIRVNSQSGKGGVAYIMKTEHALELPRRLQIEFSRVVQEHTDSAGGEVTPERMWEIFETEFLANGPRAGLLAHRTTSRVDEKDALSCDVRVDGEIREIEGVGNGPVSAFEDALAAVGINVRVLDYAEHAMSAGGDARAAAYVECDVRFGDGKGTTVWGVGIDGNIVTASLKAMLSAVNRVARAQGR
- a CDS encoding M4 family metallopeptidase; protein product: MRCHIVPPHMLERIARDAEDPAIRGRARRTLALTSAQFTERRTAAAGAPSPSEDFVPDRTINDAGHREELPGRTVRAEGAPATGDPTADRAYDWLGTTFDFFEAVYRRDSIDGAGLPMVSTVHYGDKYDNAFWNGEQMVYGDGDGVLFTDFTAPLDVTGHELVHGVTQYTANLEYYGQSGALNESVSDVFGSLVKQWHLGQTADRADWLIGEGLLAPGVDGVALRSMKEPGTAYDDPQLGKDPQPGHMDDYLDTYRDNGGVHINSGIPNHAFYLVATGIGGNAWEKAGRIWYQTLTGGSLASDVGFAGFAAATVRAATALYGAEAVETKAVSRAWTGVGVSLEANETQ